In one window of uncultured Acetobacteroides sp. DNA:
- a CDS encoding polysaccharide deacetylase family protein, with protein MIFLLAFMLLAKEGQTQYSNRQLIKQLNNDKTYIEQKSKIVSQFQNTTPGRWGEFVKGVDEDIATSSKVIAFTFDACGGGRKGNRYNSPLIEYLRAEKVPATLFVTGLWIDANPKTFLQLAKDTLFEIENHGFRHRPCAVKGESEYGIKGTATPADAFDEMEANAIKIERLTGRKPKFYRSATAFTDEAGVRIASKLGITVISFDILSGDAVPKTSAQEIVKNVTENAKPGAIVIMHFNHPESNLVEAMRKIVPQLRSMGYRFVRLEGLPLKGKQPKKSADRY; from the coding sequence ATGATTTTTCTTTTAGCATTCATGCTCCTGGCAAAAGAGGGGCAAACTCAGTACTCCAATCGCCAGCTAATAAAGCAACTCAACAACGATAAAACATATATCGAGCAAAAATCCAAAATTGTAAGTCAATTTCAGAATACGACACCTGGCCGTTGGGGCGAATTTGTAAAGGGAGTTGACGAGGATATTGCCACCTCGTCAAAGGTTATCGCCTTTACCTTCGATGCCTGTGGAGGTGGTCGCAAGGGGAATCGCTACAACAGCCCGCTCATCGAATACCTGAGAGCCGAGAAGGTACCTGCAACCCTTTTCGTTACTGGGTTATGGATAGATGCCAACCCGAAAACCTTTTTGCAGCTGGCAAAGGATACGCTCTTCGAAATTGAAAACCACGGCTTCCGCCACCGACCATGCGCCGTTAAGGGCGAAAGCGAGTACGGCATTAAGGGAACCGCCACCCCTGCCGATGCTTTCGACGAGATGGAGGCTAACGCCATAAAAATAGAGAGGCTAACGGGACGTAAACCCAAGTTCTACCGCTCGGCCACCGCCTTTACCGACGAAGCAGGGGTAAGAATTGCTTCGAAGCTGGGCATTACCGTAATCAGCTTTGATATTCTGTCAGGAGATGCTGTTCCAAAGACCAGCGCCCAAGAAATTGTAAAGAATGTAACTGAGAATGCCAAGCCAGGTGCCATTGTTATTATGCACTTTAACCACCCAGAGAGTAATTTGGTGGAGGCTATGCGTAAAATCGTACCCCAGCTGCGAAGCATGGGATACCGATTTGTTAGACTAGAGGGATTGCCCCTGAAAGGAAAGCAACCTAAGAAATCCGCTGATAGATATTAG
- a CDS encoding PDZ domain-containing protein has protein sequence MLRKLLGLVAIMGFTSAAMAIDDARMLRYPDINGNKIVFVYAGDIWSVDANGGDAKRLTSHEGLELFPKISPDGKWIAFSAEYSGSRQIWVMPSEGGPARQLTYYNSVGIMPPRGGYDNVVLDWTPDSKQVMIRANRTPFGERNGRYFLVSLDGGLEKPLPIIDGGFAVLSPDAQQVCFTPVDREFRTWKRYKGGRATELWTYNLKENTSEQITHFVGTDQWPTWVGDNIYYASDRDLKLNIYKYNTKTKQNEQVTFHKDFDVMWPSGRNGQIAYENGGYLYKLNTATGKDEKVKVNISFDNTNLLPYYKNVKDDIHSYAISPTGKRALFDARGDIFSVPAENGVIENLTQTPGVREVYPTWSPNGKYIAYHSDATGEYEVYLLENKKGAAPRQLTTGSKAWKYGSEWSPNSRYLVYSDRTLNLYLVDTQTGKQSVIDHAVNDEITTYTFSPDSQWITYTKEGSNGQPTVWVYNIPNGKASQLLDNTFINIQPVFSRDGKFIFFVSNRDFNLAFSSFEFNYLYNNASKIYAVALKNDGSKLTKDKNDVESVAEDKKAEDPKKSGKEKEEAASKDQVPVSVSIDFDGINSRVMALPMDADAYSIVGSVDGGVLYTSKDKLMRYSIADAKCEEVMDGVGSVIASADGKSFMYSAKKDFGIAKVTTGQKAGAGKLNLDKLELKIFPRQEWNQIYTDAWRIFRDYFYVSNLHGVDWNAVKERYSALVPYAPSRFDLDYILNEVVSEANVGHAYVDWGDIKRVKRVDTGLLGANLVADDAVGRYKIAKIYQGENWNPERRSPLTEQGVDVKEGDYLISINGKDITTKANPYEYLENLANVNVEITVSANGSLNGARTSTIKPIESELELMGLDWVNERRAMVDKLSGGRIGYIYLPNTAVEGNRELHRGMYAYHDKEALIIDDRYNGGGFIPDRMINMIDRRTLVYWYRNGLQPMKTPGVAHDGPKAMLINGYSSSGGDALPYFFRKTGQGKLIGTRTWGGLVGISGNANLVDGGSLSVPQFGIYDENGQWIVEGQGVSPDIEVVDRPEKLAKGEDPCIERAVEELLKELNANPVKKVTPPAAPDRSKWIEKDIK, from the coding sequence ATGCTACGAAAACTTCTGGGATTGGTGGCCATTATGGGGTTCACGTCGGCGGCAATGGCCATCGACGATGCCCGAATGCTTCGCTATCCCGACATCAACGGAAATAAGATTGTGTTCGTTTACGCCGGCGATATCTGGTCGGTGGATGCCAACGGTGGCGATGCCAAGCGGCTTACCTCGCACGAGGGGCTGGAACTTTTCCCTAAGATCTCGCCCGATGGCAAGTGGATTGCCTTTTCGGCCGAGTACTCCGGCAGCCGTCAGATTTGGGTGATGCCATCCGAAGGGGGCCCTGCCCGCCAGCTTACCTACTACAACTCGGTGGGCATTATGCCTCCCCGTGGTGGATACGACAACGTGGTGCTCGATTGGACGCCCGATAGCAAGCAGGTTATGATTCGCGCCAACCGTACTCCCTTTGGCGAACGTAACGGGAGGTACTTCCTAGTTAGCCTCGATGGTGGGCTCGAGAAGCCGCTCCCCATTATCGACGGTGGCTTTGCGGTGCTTTCGCCCGATGCCCAGCAGGTGTGCTTTACGCCTGTCGATCGCGAGTTCCGCACCTGGAAGCGCTACAAGGGCGGTCGTGCTACCGAGCTGTGGACCTACAACCTAAAGGAGAACACCTCGGAGCAGATAACCCATTTCGTAGGAACCGATCAGTGGCCTACCTGGGTTGGCGATAACATCTACTACGCTTCGGATCGCGACCTCAAGCTCAACATCTACAAGTATAATACTAAGACCAAGCAGAACGAGCAGGTTACCTTCCATAAGGATTTTGACGTGATGTGGCCTTCGGGACGCAACGGTCAGATCGCTTACGAGAATGGCGGATACCTGTATAAGCTGAACACAGCAACAGGCAAAGACGAAAAGGTGAAGGTGAACATCAGCTTCGACAACACCAACCTGCTGCCCTACTATAAGAATGTAAAGGATGACATCCACAGCTACGCCATTTCGCCAACCGGGAAGCGTGCCCTGTTTGATGCTCGCGGCGATATCTTCTCGGTGCCTGCCGAAAATGGGGTGATCGAGAACCTCACCCAAACGCCTGGCGTTCGCGAGGTATATCCTACCTGGTCGCCCAACGGCAAGTACATCGCCTACCATTCCGATGCAACTGGCGAGTACGAGGTTTACCTACTCGAGAATAAGAAGGGGGCTGCTCCACGCCAGCTAACCACCGGCTCTAAGGCTTGGAAGTACGGCTCCGAGTGGTCGCCCAATAGCCGTTACCTGGTGTACAGCGATCGCACGCTGAACCTTTACCTTGTTGATACGCAAACTGGGAAGCAGTCGGTGATCGACCATGCCGTAAACGACGAGATTACTACCTACACTTTCTCGCCCGACTCGCAGTGGATAACCTACACCAAGGAGGGCAGCAACGGTCAACCAACCGTATGGGTTTACAATATCCCTAATGGTAAGGCATCGCAGCTGCTGGATAACACCTTTATCAACATTCAGCCTGTGTTCAGCCGCGACGGAAAGTTTATCTTCTTTGTATCGAACCGCGACTTTAACCTAGCATTCTCCAGCTTCGAGTTCAACTACCTCTACAATAACGCCTCTAAGATCTATGCCGTAGCCCTTAAGAACGATGGGTCGAAGCTGACTAAAGATAAGAATGACGTAGAGTCGGTTGCCGAGGATAAGAAGGCAGAGGATCCTAAGAAATCTGGAAAGGAAAAGGAGGAGGCCGCTAGTAAAGATCAGGTGCCTGTTTCTGTTTCTATCGACTTCGATGGCATCAATAGCCGCGTGATGGCGTTGCCGATGGATGCCGATGCCTACAGCATTGTGGGTAGCGTTGATGGTGGCGTTCTCTATACCTCGAAGGATAAGCTGATGCGCTACAGCATTGCCGACGCGAAGTGCGAGGAGGTTATGGATGGCGTAGGTAGCGTTATTGCTTCTGCCGATGGAAAGAGCTTCATGTACAGCGCTAAAAAGGACTTTGGCATTGCCAAGGTTACCACCGGACAAAAGGCTGGCGCTGGCAAGCTGAACCTGGATAAGCTGGAGCTGAAGATATTCCCTCGCCAGGAGTGGAACCAGATATACACCGATGCTTGGCGCATCTTCCGCGACTACTTCTACGTTTCCAACCTTCATGGGGTAGACTGGAATGCCGTTAAGGAGCGTTACAGCGCTTTGGTACCTTACGCGCCTAGCCGTTTCGACCTCGACTACATCCTGAATGAGGTGGTGTCGGAGGCAAACGTTGGGCATGCCTACGTGGACTGGGGCGACATCAAGCGCGTAAAGCGTGTGGATACCGGTCTCCTCGGTGCTAATCTGGTTGCTGATGATGCCGTCGGTCGCTATAAGATTGCCAAGATCTACCAGGGCGAAAACTGGAACCCCGAGCGTCGCTCGCCGCTTACCGAGCAGGGCGTAGATGTTAAGGAGGGCGACTACCTCATCAGCATCAACGGAAAGGACATCACCACCAAGGCTAACCCCTACGAGTATCTTGAGAATCTGGCCAACGTAAATGTCGAGATTACCGTTAGCGCCAATGGAAGCCTGAATGGAGCACGTACCTCAACTATTAAGCCTATCGAAAGCGAGCTCGAGCTGATGGGACTCGATTGGGTTAACGAGCGCAGGGCTATGGTCGATAAGCTCTCGGGTGGCCGAATTGGCTACATCTACCTGCCCAATACCGCCGTTGAGGGTAACCGCGAGCTGCACCGCGGCATGTACGCCTACCACGATAAGGAGGCGCTCATCATCGACGACCGCTACAACGGTGGTGGCTTTATCCCCGATAGAATGATTAATATGATAGACCGCCGCACGCTGGTTTACTGGTATCGCAACGGCTTACAGCCAATGAAAACGCCAGGGGTTGCTCACGATGGGCCAAAGGCCATGCTTATCAACGGCTACTCGTCGTCGGGTGGTGATGCGCTTCCCTACTTCTTCCGCAAGACTGGGCAGGGTAAGCTAATTGGTACCCGCACCTGGGGTGGCTTAGTCGGCATCAGCGGCAACGCCAACCTTGTTGATGGTGGTTCGCTCTCCGTTCCACAATTCGGTATCTACGACGAGAATGGTCAGTGGATTGTCGAGGGACAAGGCGTATCGCCCGACATCGAGGTGGTTGATCGACCCGAAAAGCTGGCCAAGGGCGAAGATCCCTGCATCGAACGTGCCGTAGAGGAGCTGCTAAAGGAGCTCAACGCTAATCCTGTAAAGAAGGTGACGCCTCCTGCCGCTCCCGATAGAAGCAAGTGGATTGAGAAGGATATCAAGTAG
- a CDS encoding DUF6261 family protein: MIDPIGFKKLSLDEKQNFTDEVFPMVKTALGESPTFKSYIEPVGTVYSRLKVAAKAISHPELTSDVNEGDDLRDGGTRSLKSAADHSANRTDPAWATAGQRVLNLFKDFGENMADLSLAKETTAIDNFLGAIDSNPELKKDITTIQGDIWLQDIRDGQQKVKSGIAKRDASKKSEEAAATDIARELGSNIDKLFRYINMKIEFEPTPELQALSIEINKVIARYRKNVTLRATLREKAKKEKEKEKPKDK; the protein is encoded by the coding sequence ATGATTGACCCAATTGGTTTCAAAAAGCTAAGCCTAGACGAGAAGCAAAACTTTACCGACGAGGTATTTCCAATGGTAAAAACCGCATTAGGCGAAAGCCCCACCTTTAAATCCTACATCGAACCGGTAGGAACGGTCTACTCCCGTCTTAAGGTAGCCGCAAAAGCGATAAGCCATCCGGAGCTGACCTCCGATGTTAACGAGGGCGACGACCTTCGCGACGGCGGAACCCGATCGCTAAAGAGTGCCGCCGATCATAGCGCCAACCGTACCGACCCCGCTTGGGCAACGGCAGGGCAGCGCGTTCTAAACCTCTTCAAGGACTTTGGTGAGAACATGGCCGACCTTTCGCTTGCCAAGGAGACTACGGCAATTGACAACTTCCTTGGCGCCATCGACAGCAACCCCGAGCTGAAAAAGGATATAACCACAATTCAGGGCGACATCTGGCTGCAGGATATTAGAGATGGCCAGCAGAAGGTAAAAAGTGGTATCGCCAAGCGCGACGCCAGCAAGAAGTCGGAAGAAGCTGCCGCCACCGATATCGCCAGGGAGCTGGGCTCGAATATCGATAAGCTCTTCCGCTACATCAATATGAAGATTGAATTTGAGCCAACCCCAGAGCTTCAGGCGCTTTCGATCGAGATCAACAAGGTTATTGCCCGATACCGCAAGAACGTTACCCTCCGAGCTACTCTACGCGAAAAGGCCAAGAAAGAGAAAGAGAAAGAGAAACCCAAAGATAAATAA